The Natator depressus isolate rNatDep1 chromosome 8, rNatDep2.hap1, whole genome shotgun sequence genome window below encodes:
- the LOC141992707 gene encoding serine protease inhibitor Kazal-type 6-like isoform X1, translating to MKTTGFFVLLGLSLFFFFSESRRISCSHWAPSSQAELLAPGPAPPDVASEDGDQLDCKEFMNDSMYCTRESNPHCGSNGMTYGNKCAFCKAVKRSHGSIRLQHLGKC from the exons ATGAAAACAACCGGTTTCTTTGTGCTACTTGGCCtgtctcttttcttcttcttctctg AGAGCCGCCGTATCTCCTGCTCACACTGGGCACCTTCCAGCCAGGCTGAGCTCCTTGCACCGGGACCAGCTCCTCCAG ATGTGGCCAGTGAAGACGGGGACCAG CTTGACTGCAAGGAGTTCATGAACGACAGCATGTACTGCACAAGGGAGTCCAACCCGCACTGTGGCTCGAATGGCATGACATACGGCAACAAATGTGCCTTCTGCAAGGCTGTCAA GAGAAGTCACGGAAGTATTCGACTGCAGCATCTTGGAAAGTGCTGA
- the LOC141992707 gene encoding serine protease inhibitor Kazal-type 6-like isoform X2, translating into MKTTGFFVLLGLSLFFFFSDVASEDGDQLDCKEFMNDSMYCTRESNPHCGSNGMTYGNKCAFCKAVKRSHGSIRLQHLGKC; encoded by the exons ATGAAAACAACCGGTTTCTTTGTGCTACTTGGCCtgtctcttttcttcttcttctctg ATGTGGCCAGTGAAGACGGGGACCAG CTTGACTGCAAGGAGTTCATGAACGACAGCATGTACTGCACAAGGGAGTCCAACCCGCACTGTGGCTCGAATGGCATGACATACGGCAACAAATGTGCCTTCTGCAAGGCTGTCAA GAGAAGTCACGGAAGTATTCGACTGCAGCATCTTGGAAAGTGCTGA